In Pseudomonas oryzicola, one DNA window encodes the following:
- the hppD gene encoding 4-hydroxyphenylpyruvate dioxygenase encodes MADIFDNPMGLMGFEFIELASPTPGVLEPVFQILGFTKVATHRSKDVHLYRQGGINLILNNEPKSIASYFAAEHGPSVCGMAFRVRNAHEAYARALELGAQPVEIETGPMELRLPAIKGIGGAPLYLIDRFEEGSSIYDIDFKFIEGVDRNPVGAGLKIIDHLTHNVYRGRMAYWAGFYEKLFNFREIRYFDIKGEYTGLTSKAMTAPDGMIRIPLNEESSKGAGQIEEFLMQFNGEGIQHVAFLTDDLLKTWDALKGLGMRFMTAPPQTYYEMLEERLPGHGEPVDELKARGILLDGASQPGDKRLLLQIFSETLLGPVFFEFIQRKGDDGFGEGNFKALFESIERDQVRRGVLNTD; translated from the coding sequence ATGGCTGATATTTTCGACAATCCAATGGGCCTGATGGGCTTCGAATTCATCGAGCTGGCTTCGCCGACGCCTGGCGTACTCGAACCGGTATTCCAGATACTGGGTTTCACCAAGGTGGCTACCCACCGTTCCAAGGATGTGCACCTGTATCGCCAGGGTGGCATCAACCTGATCCTGAACAACGAGCCCAAGAGCATCGCTTCCTACTTCGCCGCCGAGCATGGCCCGTCGGTGTGCGGCATGGCGTTCCGCGTGCGCAACGCCCATGAGGCTTATGCCCGTGCCCTGGAACTGGGCGCGCAACCGGTGGAAATCGAAACCGGGCCGATGGAACTGCGTCTGCCGGCCATCAAGGGTATCGGTGGTGCACCGTTGTACCTGATCGACCGCTTCGAAGAGGGCAGTTCGATCTACGATATCGATTTCAAGTTCATCGAAGGCGTGGACCGTAATCCGGTGGGTGCCGGCCTGAAGATCATCGATCACCTGACCCACAACGTTTATCGTGGGCGCATGGCGTACTGGGCCGGCTTCTACGAAAAACTGTTCAACTTCCGCGAAATCCGCTACTTCGACATCAAGGGCGAATACACCGGCCTGACTTCCAAGGCCATGACCGCACCGGATGGCATGATCCGCATCCCCCTGAACGAAGAGTCTTCGAAGGGCGCCGGGCAGATCGAAGAGTTCCTGATGCAGTTCAACGGCGAAGGCATCCAGCATGTGGCCTTCCTGACCGACGACCTGCTCAAGACCTGGGATGCCCTGAAAGGCCTCGGCATGCGCTTCATGACGGCACCGCCGCAAACCTACTACGAAATGCTCGAAGAGCGCCTGCCTGGTCATGGCGAGCCAGTCGATGAGTTGAAGGCACGGGGCATTTTGCTCGATGGAGCCTCGCAGCCTGGCGACAAGCGTCTGCTGTTGCAGATCTTCTCGGAAACACTGCTCGGCCCGGTGTTCTTCGAGTTCATCCAGCGCAAAGGGGATGATGGCTTTGGGGAGGGCAACTTCAAGGCGCTGTTCGAATCCATCGAGCGTGACCAGGTGCGTCGTGGTGTACTGAACACCGACTGA